One segment of Pseudodesulfovibrio sp. 5S69 DNA contains the following:
- a CDS encoding 4Fe-4S dicluster domain-containing protein: MKKQYAFLVDTERCIGCFTCAMACRNYYHQVEGVVWRQVYPLSEEIYPHRERAFLSLACNHCENPACLNVCPVEAYTKREEDGVVVHHQEKCIGCGNCIRSCPYGAPKYNPVEKRAEKCSLCHERLDAGLNPACVQACPTDALQLIDLAEFERTNEVQYPAGYPRMEELNPSTRFVLPKTPKMVRR, encoded by the coding sequence ATGAAAAAGCAATACGCGTTTCTGGTCGATACCGAGCGGTGCATAGGCTGCTTCACCTGCGCCATGGCCTGCCGCAACTACTATCATCAGGTGGAGGGCGTGGTCTGGCGCCAGGTCTACCCGTTGAGCGAGGAGATCTATCCCCATCGCGAGCGGGCCTTCCTGTCGCTTGCCTGCAACCACTGCGAAAACCCGGCCTGCCTGAACGTCTGCCCGGTGGAGGCGTACACCAAGCGGGAGGAGGACGGCGTGGTCGTCCACCATCAGGAGAAGTGCATCGGCTGCGGCAACTGTATCCGCTCCTGCCCCTACGGCGCGCCCAAGTACAACCCGGTGGAGAAGCGGGCCGAGAAGTGCAGCCTGTGTCATGAACGGCTGGATGCGGGGCTCAACCCCGCCTGCGTGCAGGCCTGTCCCACGGACGCCCTGCAGCTCATCGACCTGGCCGAGTTCGAGCGGACCAACGAGGTCCAGTACCCGGCGGGCTATCCCCGGATGGAGGAGCTCAATCCGTCCACCCGGTTCGTCCTGCCCAAAACCCCGAAGATGGTCAGGAGGTAG
- a CDS encoding TorD/DmsD family molecular chaperone, with translation MADHAHTRDGARALRDFFASRDAADLKRASAAVSDHFHLTLGRDIDWTGAEYDFNRLFVGPMAVPAPPFASAYQTEPALMGEPTLAVRDAYRALGLMVPDQGQTPDDHLAFELDLAAAMPDPEEGAGGDAVTAEVREWLLGEHLPGWVPAFVEAVKAQPDVSAPVRMAVDALENWLEATRPAAGAGQA, from the coding sequence ATGGCGGACCACGCACACACCCGTGACGGGGCCCGGGCCCTTCGGGATTTCTTCGCGTCCCGCGACGCGGCGGACCTGAAGCGCGCCTCGGCCGCCGTTTCCGATCACTTTCATTTGACCCTCGGCCGGGACATCGACTGGACCGGCGCGGAGTACGACTTCAACCGGCTCTTTGTCGGGCCCATGGCCGTTCCGGCCCCGCCGTTCGCCTCGGCCTACCAGACCGAACCGGCGCTCATGGGCGAGCCGACCCTGGCCGTGCGCGATGCCTACCGCGCTCTGGGGCTGATGGTCCCGGACCAGGGGCAGACCCCGGACGACCACCTGGCCTTCGAACTGGACCTGGCGGCGGCAATGCCGGACCCGGAAGAAGGAGCGGGCGGCGACGCCGTCACGGCCGAGGTCCGGGAGTGGCTCCTGGGTGAGCACCTGCCCGGCTGGGTCCCGGCCTTTGTCGAGGCCGTGAAGGCGCAGCCGGATGTGAGCGCGCCGGTGCGGATGGCCGTGGACGCGCTCGAAAACTGGCTTGAAGCCACCCGGCCCGCGGCAGGGGCCGGACAGGCATAG
- a CDS encoding dimethyl sulfoxide reductase anchor subunit family protein: protein MQSMELPLVVFTVFSQAAIGVTVMRAVRTTADGAGAEDHGARREWGLIAGLMVFGMLGSLFHLGHPLSAPTALNHLGTAWLSREVLFAGMFTGVTVLAVLVAGITGKPALAWLGTLLGLGVIVSAGMTYAPPALPALDNGLPFAFFLTSAVILGAGFGSWFAGGGRAPLMARIFTTALVVGLVLNLAAPWIWLSGGTVMRMTGQAWLGSAFYWAHVLVLLGCLGVVWKTRTIPAWLPVLALMGELAGRAGFFADTIHTAANMGGLY, encoded by the coding sequence ATGCAGTCCATGGAACTCCCGCTTGTTGTATTCACCGTATTCTCCCAGGCGGCCATCGGCGTGACCGTGATGCGCGCGGTGCGCACCACGGCCGACGGGGCCGGCGCCGAAGACCACGGCGCCCGCCGCGAATGGGGGCTCATCGCCGGGCTCATGGTGTTCGGCATGCTCGGCTCCCTGTTCCACCTGGGGCACCCCCTGTCCGCGCCCACGGCGCTCAACCACCTGGGCACGGCCTGGCTTAGCCGCGAGGTCCTGTTCGCCGGGATGTTCACCGGCGTGACCGTGCTGGCCGTGCTCGTAGCCGGGATCACGGGCAAGCCCGCTCTGGCCTGGCTCGGCACCCTGCTCGGTCTGGGCGTCATCGTGTCCGCGGGCATGACCTATGCGCCCCCGGCCCTGCCCGCCCTGGACAACGGACTGCCGTTCGCCTTCTTCCTGACCTCGGCCGTGATCCTCGGTGCGGGGTTCGGCAGTTGGTTCGCGGGCGGCGGCCGCGCGCCGCTCATGGCCCGCATCTTCACCACGGCTCTGGTGGTCGGCCTGGTCCTGAACCTGGCCGCCCCGTGGATATGGCTGTCCGGCGGCACGGTCATGCGCATGACCGGCCAAGCCTGGCTCGGTTCGGCCTTCTACTGGGCGCACGTGCTCGTCCTGCTCGGCTGTCTGGGCGTGGTCTGGAAGACCAGGACCATCCCGGCCTGGCTGCCCGTGCTCGCCCTGATGGGCGAGCTGGCCGGACGCGCCGGATTCTTCGCCGACACGATCCACACCGCCGCCAACATGGGCGGCCTGTACTAG
- a CDS encoding molybdopterin-dependent oxidoreductase: MTAKKCTFSRRRFLQGAAAAGAAAMLPCSLLVPGKAEAAVFSEGDYQTFRNACPRNCYDTCSIKTYVRDGVVRFIEGAPESTFTDGGLCVKGYAYTRRPYSPDRVKYPMVQDGRRSGKWRRVSWDEALDMIAKKMLKLKEEDGSLLGLGMTKYSGNFGITNYGVEGMMSSLGYTTRFVGTPCWPAGIDAQNYDMGNMWCNDPEDMVKAKYVIVWGANPAWCSVHSMKYIMEAKRRGAKVVVVDPVFTQTAAKGDVYWQPKTASDGALALGMARHILDKGLVDEDFVRNYGLGFDEFADYLRNNVTVEWAAEQSGIPVKDIMEVAEEFATADPATIWIGYGMQRHTNGGASVRSIDALVAMTGNVGKEGGGARYGHLQTWGFNYHALIQKQPEGSKGFVGGAAKGEFDFTSGSGASYTDRTVNINKTAQAILDTTDPDIRMLWVSCKNPFAQDFDRPKLEKAFDKLEMVVTVDQFFNETVANSDIVLPVTTLFEEWTVNVSYWHYWLSVNEQAIKPMFETKSNIEIAAALSKKMNELAPGSCTFPQEIDTKEWMEKEFNQSIYDMFAINDWTDLRNGPAKARLKSSAAWSDHKFATPSGKYEFKSELCAQNGHKALPEFKAGRERYDKFRLLTPHTKFGLHSQFVNLDWMHEYDKEPYIYMHPKAAAEKGIGDLDMVRVFNKVGEQKARVKLTDNVAEDCLLMYEAWFGRGNAYNVQNLVDDESADMGAFKAGAPGVAIHDQFANVERA, from the coding sequence ATGACAGCGAAAAAATGTACGTTCAGCAGACGGCGCTTTCTGCAAGGGGCCGCCGCCGCGGGCGCGGCGGCCATGTTGCCGTGCTCCTTGCTGGTGCCGGGCAAGGCCGAGGCGGCCGTGTTCAGCGAAGGCGACTACCAGACCTTCCGCAACGCCTGCCCCCGCAATTGCTACGACACCTGCAGCATCAAGACCTACGTCCGGGACGGGGTCGTCCGGTTCATCGAGGGCGCGCCCGAGTCCACCTTCACGGACGGCGGCCTGTGCGTGAAAGGGTACGCCTATACCCGGCGGCCCTACAGCCCGGACCGGGTCAAGTACCCCATGGTCCAGGACGGCCGCCGGTCCGGCAAGTGGCGGCGTGTTTCCTGGGACGAGGCCCTGGACATGATCGCCAAGAAGATGCTCAAGCTCAAGGAGGAGGACGGCAGCCTGCTCGGCCTGGGCATGACCAAGTATTCCGGAAACTTCGGCATCACCAACTACGGCGTGGAAGGGATGATGTCCTCGCTGGGCTACACCACCCGCTTCGTCGGCACCCCGTGTTGGCCCGCGGGCATCGACGCCCAGAACTACGACATGGGCAACATGTGGTGCAACGACCCCGAGGACATGGTCAAGGCCAAGTACGTCATCGTCTGGGGCGCGAACCCGGCCTGGTGCTCGGTCCACTCCATGAAATACATCATGGAAGCCAAGCGGCGCGGGGCCAAGGTCGTGGTCGTGGACCCGGTCTTCACCCAGACCGCGGCCAAGGGCGACGTCTACTGGCAGCCCAAGACCGCCTCGGACGGGGCGCTCGCCCTGGGCATGGCCCGGCACATCCTGGACAAGGGGCTGGTGGACGAGGACTTTGTCCGCAATTACGGCCTCGGGTTCGACGAATTCGCCGACTACCTGCGCAACAACGTGACGGTCGAGTGGGCCGCCGAGCAGTCCGGCATCCCGGTAAAGGACATCATGGAAGTGGCCGAGGAGTTCGCCACCGCCGACCCGGCGACCATCTGGATAGGCTACGGTATGCAGCGCCACACCAACGGCGGGGCGTCCGTGCGCTCCATCGACGCGCTGGTGGCCATGACCGGCAACGTGGGCAAGGAAGGAGGCGGCGCGCGCTACGGCCATCTCCAGACCTGGGGCTTCAACTACCACGCCCTGATCCAGAAGCAGCCCGAGGGGTCCAAGGGATTCGTGGGCGGCGCGGCCAAGGGCGAGTTCGACTTCACCAGCGGCTCGGGCGCGAGCTACACCGACCGCACGGTGAACATCAACAAGACCGCCCAGGCCATCCTGGACACCACGGACCCGGACATCCGCATGCTCTGGGTCTCCTGCAAGAACCCGTTCGCCCAGGACTTCGACCGGCCCAAGCTGGAAAAGGCCTTCGACAAGCTGGAGATGGTCGTCACCGTTGACCAGTTCTTCAACGAGACCGTGGCCAACTCCGACATCGTCCTGCCGGTGACCACCCTGTTCGAGGAGTGGACGGTCAACGTTTCGTATTGGCATTACTGGCTGTCGGTCAACGAGCAGGCCATCAAGCCCATGTTCGAGACCAAGTCGAACATCGAAATAGCGGCGGCCCTGTCCAAAAAGATGAACGAACTGGCCCCCGGCTCCTGCACCTTTCCCCAGGAAATCGATACCAAGGAATGGATGGAGAAGGAATTCAACCAGTCCATCTACGACATGTTCGCCATAAACGACTGGACCGACCTGCGCAACGGCCCGGCCAAGGCCCGGCTGAAGTCCTCTGCGGCGTGGAGCGATCACAAATTCGCCACCCCGTCGGGCAAGTACGAGTTCAAGTCCGAGCTGTGCGCGCAGAACGGCCACAAGGCGCTGCCCGAGTTCAAGGCCGGCCGCGAACGCTACGACAAGTTCCGCCTGCTCACCCCGCACACCAAGTTCGGGCTCCACTCCCAGTTCGTGAACCTGGACTGGATGCACGAGTACGACAAGGAGCCGTACATCTACATGCACCCCAAGGCCGCGGCCGAGAAGGGCATCGGCGACCTGGACATGGTCCGGGTCTTCAACAAGGTGGGCGAGCAGAAGGCCCGGGTCAAGCTGACCGACAACGTGGCCGAGGACTGCCTGCTCATGTACGAGGCGTGGTTCGGACGGGGCAACGCCTACAACGTCCAGAACCTGGTGGACGACGAATCCGCCGACATGGGCGCGTTCAAGGCCGGGGCTCCGGGCGTGGCCATCCACGACCAGTTCGCCAACGTCGAGCGGGCCTAG
- a CDS encoding LuxR C-terminal-related transcriptional regulator produces the protein MKNRSGEQRHHWDMLLAMEREEDYFLERWSVRMEQAGYLEHTTAKRADCLQALGDFLAPMRMHRDMGLPNPDFPWLIRDEGEWGRPQIESARRHRMRGITADMYLGCFITFIHSLVDVIERMEGSFESKVQARRHVRLYGDALEVLFVRDWTRILPDLAAQRLDEANRLLTLEKCRYENILDASSDLILVVGGDGRVIQANRAVLAVLDRADVIGASVWDVLSVEGQSLEDLLKYYPVGMSCELSPFDEAVVYRMQINSIGSVSMASDEYMIMLTNITAQAVQRETLERVVSERTEALRREKEQLEEMNITLRNVLQSIDREREQLLGEVSAKVNNLVLPALERIENEDDAAIRRGYLTVAKDQLARLAPGSGGSDPLLLKLTHMETRVAQFIQAGHPSKEIAESLNISVETVQTHRKNIRRKLGLHGKSVSLYAHLKTLGLTA, from the coding sequence ATGAAGAACCGGTCCGGCGAACAGCGGCACCATTGGGACATGCTCCTGGCCATGGAGCGGGAGGAGGACTACTTCCTCGAACGCTGGTCCGTGCGCATGGAGCAGGCGGGCTACCTGGAACACACCACGGCCAAGCGCGCCGACTGCCTCCAGGCGCTCGGCGACTTCCTCGCGCCCATGCGCATGCATCGGGACATGGGGCTGCCCAACCCGGATTTCCCTTGGTTGATCCGCGACGAAGGGGAGTGGGGCCGTCCGCAGATAGAGTCCGCCCGGCGGCACCGCATGCGCGGGATCACCGCCGACATGTATCTCGGCTGTTTCATAACCTTCATCCACAGCCTGGTGGACGTGATCGAAAGGATGGAGGGGTCGTTCGAGAGCAAGGTCCAGGCGCGCCGCCACGTCAGGCTCTACGGCGACGCCCTGGAGGTCCTGTTCGTGCGCGACTGGACGCGCATCCTGCCGGACCTGGCCGCCCAGCGGCTTGATGAGGCCAACCGGCTGCTGACCTTGGAGAAGTGCCGCTACGAGAACATCCTGGACGCCTCGTCCGATCTGATCCTTGTGGTCGGCGGCGACGGCCGGGTGATCCAGGCCAACCGGGCGGTTCTGGCCGTGCTGGACCGGGCGGACGTCATCGGCGCGTCGGTCTGGGACGTCCTGTCCGTGGAAGGGCAGTCCCTGGAGGACCTGCTCAAGTACTATCCGGTGGGCATGTCCTGCGAGTTGAGCCCCTTTGACGAGGCCGTGGTCTACCGCATGCAGATCAACTCCATCGGCAGCGTATCCATGGCCAGCGACGAATACATGATCATGCTGACCAACATCACGGCCCAGGCCGTGCAGCGCGAGACGCTGGAGCGGGTGGTCTCCGAGCGCACCGAGGCCCTGCGCCGCGAAAAAGAGCAGCTGGAGGAGATGAACATCACCCTGCGCAACGTGCTGCAATCCATCGACCGCGAGCGGGAGCAGCTCCTGGGCGAGGTCTCGGCCAAGGTCAACAACCTGGTCCTGCCCGCCCTGGAGCGGATCGAGAACGAGGACGACGCGGCCATCCGCCGGGGCTACCTGACCGTGGCCAAGGATCAGTTGGCGCGGCTGGCGCCCGGCAGCGGGGGCTCGGACCCGCTATTGCTCAAGCTGACCCACATGGAGACCCGCGTGGCCCAGTTCATCCAGGCCGGGCACCCCTCCAAGGAGATCGCCGAGTCCCTGAACATCTCGGTGGAGACGGTCCAGACCCACCGCAAGAACATCCGCCGCAAGCTCGGCCTGCACGGCAAGAGCGTCAGCCTGTACGCCCACCTCAAGACCCTGGGACTGACCGCCTGA